A stretch of Branchiostoma lanceolatum isolate klBraLanc5 chromosome 14, klBraLanc5.hap2, whole genome shotgun sequence DNA encodes these proteins:
- the LOC136448892 gene encoding globin CTT-IIIA-like, protein MSLSAADRKLVQDSWAKVSQPSFADCGEKVFLKLLRNESTKAHFKKFKDIPYDQLAGQAVVRDHGEKVCQVLDEFIKGLDGSGDEAVKKVGRMHKGLGMSNDQIDQMRGAIIDVLEDAGCGGAKGAWVKLWDRFMAVHRAAY, encoded by the exons ATGAGTTTGTCGGCTGCTGACAGGAAGCTTGTCCAGGACTCGTGGGCTAAAGTGTCCCAGCCGTCTTTTGCTGACTGCGGCGAGAAAGTTTTTCTCAA GCTTCTGAGGAACGAGTCCACCAAGGCGCACTTCAAGAAGTTTAAAGACATTCCGTACGACCAACTCGCAGGGCAGGCCGTTGTTCGCGACCATGGAGAGAAG GTGTGTCAGGTGCTGGATGAGTTCATCAAGGGACTGGATGGAAGCGGAGACGAGGCTGTGAAGAAGGTCGGACGCATGCACAAGGGCCTGGGGATGTCCAACGATCAGATTGAC CAAATGAGGGGTGCCATAATTGACGTGCTGGAAGACGCTGGCTGCGGCGGTGCCAAGGGAGCCTGGGTCAAACTGTGGGACCGCTTCATGGCCGTCCACCGCGCAGCCTACTGA